The following proteins come from a genomic window of Lolium rigidum isolate FL_2022 chromosome 5, APGP_CSIRO_Lrig_0.1, whole genome shotgun sequence:
- the LOC124656738 gene encoding L-type lectin-domain containing receptor kinase IX.1-like, with the protein MAAAYTRIHGLLVLSYVSYLASHAAALSFNYSGSDSPSLIPRHGAHLATNTAAGISSVLAVGWCYCQAWPRNSDVAPGHVLFNFGGIDAVTSLQKSCCVEAVSSTLLFALHQLVNCSRKPGSTTGHMFQDKSFELGVSCYAGSLRGLEYRSLPEYSSTRGSGRVHRTWPHYHRPRDQPTTRRLMSAAYGRNTTTQHREVASSWMEHASVAGPALVGLICAVAGLALCCVRIKRPLQSTAATELVGYDDEQIIREPDLRQGLGPRRFRYSELAAATDNFAEERKIGRGGFGPVYRCYLTDQDRHVAIKVLSQELSVQGLKEFHAEVTIVSQLRHRNIVRLVGWCGRRRGLALVYELMPGGSLDMHLYNPDTHLTWPQRYNVALQLGSALRYLHMDCDQCVVHGDIKPANIMLDASGNAKLGDFGLARLVDHGAEPQTTQVVAGTVGYIDPEFVSSRRPSAESDVYSFGVVLLEIACGRRPTTSRRSDQAASAALLASVRDMYHRKVILDAADRRLDGEFDRMQMERLLVTGLWCAHHDPMQRPSIVQALDVLRSEDAELPVLVTMGDSGEILALEGQAYGDLSDESSAYLDDSDETAYLTTEDSAYLVQM; encoded by the exons ATGGCTGCTGCCTACACAAGAATCCATGGCCTCCTCGTGCTGTCCTACGTTTCATACCTTGCTTCACACGCCGCCGCACTCTCCTTCAACTACAGCGGCTCCGACTCCCCGTCTCTGATCCCTCGCCATGGTGCGCACCTTGCAACTAACACCGCCGCAGGCATATCCAGTGTCCTCGCCGTCGGTTGGTGCTATTGCCAGGCGTGGCCTCGGAACTCCGACGTTGCTCCTGGGCATGTACTCTTTAACTTCGGTGGAATCGATGCAGTAACATCTTTGCAAAAAAGTTGCTGTGTAGAAGCCGTTTCTTCCACTTTATTATTCGCATTGCATCAGCTCGTGAACTGCAGCAGGAAGCCTGGCTCCACTACTGGCCATATGTTCCAAGATAAATCATTTGAACTTGGTGTTTCCTGCTATGCGGGTTCTCTGCGCGGTTTGGAATATCGCTCCCTTCCAGAATACTCAAGCACACGAGGAAGTGGAAGAGTGCACCGTACATGGCCGCACTACCACCGGCCCCGCGACCAACCTACGACACGAAGATTGATGTCCGCTGCATATGGCCGAAATACGACAACGCAGCATCGGGAGGTCGCGTCCTCTTGGATGGAGCATGCATCTGTTGCAGGTCCAGCTTTGGTGGGTCTGATTTGCGCCGTGGCGGGGCTTGCGCTCTGCTGCGTCCGAATCAAGAGACCGCTTCAGAGCACTGCGGCTACTGAGCTGGTGGGATATGATGATGAGCAGATCATAAGGGAACCTGACCTCCGCCAAGGATTGGGCCCCAGGCGGTTCCGTTACAGCGAGCTTGCTGCGGCGACGGACAATTTCGCAGAGGAGAGAAAGATCGGCAGAGGGGGTTTTGGTCCGGTGTACCGATGCTACTTGACTGATCAGGACCGGCATGTGGCCATCAAGGTGCTCTCACAGGAGCTTTCCGTGCAGGGTCTAAAGGAGTTTCACGCCGAGGTCACCATCGTGAGCCAGCTTAGGCACCGCAACATCGTCCGACTCGTCGGCTGGTGCGGTCGCCGGAGAGGACTAGCTCTCGTCTACGAGCTCATGCCGGGCGGCAGTCTCGACATGCATCTCTACAATCCCGACACACACTTGACTTGGCCACAGAG GTACAACGTCGCGCTTCAGCTAGGCTCCGCCTTGCGGTACCTCCACATGGACTGCGACCAGTGCGTCGTGCACGGCGACATCAAGCCCGCAAACATAATGCTGGACGCGTCCGGCAACGCCAAGCTCGGCGACTTCGGGCTAGCGAGGCTCGTCGACCACGGGGCAGAACCGCAGACAACGCAGGTCGTCGCGGGCACCGTCGGGTACATCGATCCGGAGTTCGTCAGCAGCCGGAGGCCGAGCGCCGAGTCCGACGTGTACAGCTTCGGCGTCGTGCTCCTCGAGATCGCCTGCGGCAGACGGCCTACGACGTCGAGGCGATCGGACCAGGCAGCCTCGGCGGCGCTGCTGGCTTCGGTCCGCGACATGTACCACCGGAAGGTCATCCTTGATGCGGCGGACCGGAGGCTGGATGGCGAGTTCGACAGGATGCAGATGGAGCGTTTGCTGGTGACCGGGCTTTGGTGCGCGCACCACGACCCGATGCAGCGGCCGTCCATTGTGCAGGCTCTGGATGTGCTACGATCTGAAGACGCAGAGCTGCCGGTGCTTGTAACGATGGGTGATTCTGGAGAGATTCTCGCGTTGGAGGGACAGGCTTATGGTGATTTATCTGACGAGAGCTCCGCTTATTTGGATGATTCCGATGAAACCGCGTACCTTACTACAGAGGATTCAGCTTATCTGGTGCAAATGTAG